Part of the Geobacter pickeringii genome, CGTGCAACTGGCCAACCGGCTCTTTCTCGACAACATCCGCACCTACGGCCGGCAGTACGAGATGCGGCTCGCTGCGGTCTTCAACGTGAAGAGCGGTCAGTTCCTCAAAGACCTGATGCTGGGCCCGAAGCTCATCACCCGCGGCAAACTCAAGATGTTCCACCAGAAGAACCGGAACCTGGCCGAGATCGAGCAGATCTTCAAGCGGATCGAAGAGCTGCGCAAGAAAGGGGAGGCGCCGTGACCCCCGCGAAAAATCTCCTCACCTACTCCTACTATCCCGGCTGCTCCCTCCACGCCTCGGCCAAGGAATACGACGAATCGACCCGGGGGCTCTTCAAGGCCCTGGGGATCGGTCTCAAGGAAGTCCCCGACTGGCTCTGCTGCGGCGCCACCCCGGCCCACAACGTGGACGAGCTCTTGTCCCTCTCCCTCTGTGCCAAGAACCTCTCCCTGGCCGACGGCGTAGAGGGGGACCTGGCCGTGGCCTGCGCCGCCTGCTTCTCGCGCCTGAAAGTGACCCAGCACCACCTGGCCGACAGCGACGCCAAGCGCAAACAGGTGGAGTACGCCATCGACGGGAAGGTCTCCTTCGACAAGCCGGTAAAGCACCTGCTGGAGATCCTGGCGAAGGACTTCGGCCTCGACAAACTTGCCGCCACCGTGCAGAAGCCCCTTTCCGGCCTGAAGGTCGCCTGCTACTACGGCTGCCTCCTCACCCGGCCGCCAGAGGTGCCGCAACTGGACTGCGTCGAGGCCCCCACCATCATGGAGCGGGTCGTGGGCGCCGCCGGGGCCGACACCGTTGCCTGGAGCCATCGGCTCGAATGCTGCGGCGCCAACTTCACCCTCTCGCGCCCCGGCGTGGTCCTGAAGCTCTCCGGCGAGATCCTCGCCTCGGCCAAGGCCGCCGGGGCCGACTGCCTCATGGTCGCCTGCCCGTTGTGCCACGGCAACCTCGACATCCGGCAGAAGGAGATCGAAGAGGCCACGGGGAATCGCTTCGGCATGCCGGTCTTCTACATGACCCAGCTCCTGGCCCTGGCCGTGGGGGTCGCACCGGGAAAGCTCGGCTTTGACAGCATGATCGTGAACCCGCTGCCGCTGTTGCGGGAGAAGAATCTTTTGTAAGTCTTGCAATCTGCCACGGAGACACAGAGAAAGGCAAAGAAAAGCAACAGGGATAGGCAGGATTAAAAGCTTTTCGACGTAAACCAGAAAAATTGTTTTTTTGGTTTCAATCCTGAATATCTCTGCAAAAGGGTTGTGGTTTTCTCCGAGTCTCTGTGTCTCTGTGGCAGATGTTCTACGAGGTTATTCGAATGTCCAGAATCGGCGTTTTTGTCTGCCACTGCGGCGAGAACATATCGCGCACCGTTGATGTGGAGAAGGTGGCTGCCGAGGCCACCAAGCTTCCCGGCGTCGCCTTCTCCTGCGACTACAAGTACATGTGCTCCGATCCCGGCCAGAGCCTCTTGAAAAAAGCGGTTTCCGAGCACAATCTCGACGGCGTCGTCGTGGCCGCCTGCTCCCCCCGCATGCACGAAAAAACCTTCCGAAGCGCCGCCAAGAGCGCGGGTTTGAACCCCTTCCTCTGCGAGATGGCCAACATCCGCGAGCACTGCTCCTGGGTCCACGAGGACAGGGAGGAGGCCACGGCCAAGGCCGCCGACATCGTCGCCATGATGGTGGCGCGGGTCAAGAAGGACAAAAAGCTCGTCCCGATCACCGTCCCGGTCACCAAGCGTGCCCTTGTGATCGGCGGCGGCATCGCCGGGATCCAGGCGGCCCTCGACATCGCCGACGCCGGCCACCAGGTGGTGCTGGTGGAGCGGGAGCCCTCCATCGGCGGCCACATGGCCCAGCTCTCCGAGACCTTCCCGACGCTTGACTGCTCCCAGTGCATCATGACCCCCAAGATGGTGGATGCCGCCAACCACCCCAACATCACCCTCCACACCTACTCGGAGATCGAGAGCGTCGACGGCTACATCGGCAACTTCCAGGCGACCATCCGCAAGAAGGCGCGCAGCGTCATCGAGGAGAAGTGCACCGGCTGCGGGGTCTGCTCCGCCAAGTGCCCCCAGAAGAAGATCCCCAACGCCTTCGACAAGAACCTGGGCGTTCGCCCCGCCATCTACGTCCCGTTCCCCCAGGCGGTCCCCAACACCCCGGTCATCGACCGGGAGCACTGCACCAAGTTCATCAACGGCAAATGCGGGGTCTGCCAGAAGGTCTGCGGCCCCGGCGCCATCGACTACGAGCAAACAGATGAGCTGATCGTGGAGCCCGTGGGGGCCATCGTGGTGGCCACCGGCTTCGAGCTCTACAGCATCGGCGAAAAACCCAAGGGCTCCCCCATCAAGGGGTACGGCGAATTCGGCCACGGCACCATCCCCGACGTCATCGACGGCCTCACCTTCGAGCGGCTGGCCAGTGCCTCCGGCCCCACCGGCGGCAAGATCCTGCGCCCCTCCGACGGGAAGGAGCCGAAGCAGGTGGTCTTTGTCCAGTGCGTGGGCAGCCGGGCCCGGGAGAAGGGGATCAGCTACTGCTCCAAGATCTGCTGCATGTACACCGCCAAGCACACCATGCTCTACAAACACAAGGTCCACGACGGTCAGGCCTATGTCTTTTTCATGGACGCCCGCACGCCAGGGAAGAGCTACGACGAATTCTGGCGCCGGGCCGTGGAGGAAGAGGAAGCGGTCTACATCCGCGGCATGGTCTCCCGTCTCTACCAGAAGGGGGAGAAGGTGGTGGTCATGGGAAGCGACATCGCCGTGGGTCTTCAGGTGGAGATCGAGGCCGACCTGGTGGTGCTCGCCACCGCGGTGCAGCCGCGGTCCGGCGCCGACACCCTGGCCCAGAAGCTCGGCATCTCCTACGACAGCTACCACTTCTACAGCGAGGCCCACGCGAAACTCAAACCGGTCGAGTGCGCCACTGCCGGGATCTACCTGGCCGGTGCCTGCCAGGGTCCCAAGGACATCCCCGACACCGTGAGCCAGGCGAGCGCCGCCGCGGCCAAGGTGATGACCCTCTTTGCCAAGAGCGAACTGGAGCGGGAGCCCATCGTCGCCAAGGTGAATGAAAATAACTGTGTGGCCTGCCTCTACTGCAAGAAGGTCTGCCCCTACGGCGCCGTGGAGGAGAAGGAGATCCGGGACCGGCAGGGGAACCTCATCCGCGTCGTGGCCTACGTGAACCCCGGGGTCTGCGGCGGCTGCGGCACCTGCCAGGCGAGCTGTCCGTCGAAATCGGTCGAGCTGGATGGATATACCGATGAACAGGTCATGGCGATGATCGAATCACTCTGAACACCTGCCACAGAGGCACAGAGACACGGAGAAAACCTTTGACCCCAAAGAAACGATTTTAGGGTTATCCCCTAAGACCAAGATTTTGTTTTTTCTCTGTGTCTCCGTGTCTCTGTGGCAGATTTGAGGTTTTCATGCATCAAACGAAAACGCACGCATTCGAACCGAAGATAGTCGCCTTTGTCTGCACCTGGTGCACCTACGCCGGGGCGGACCTGGCGGGGACCTCGCGCCTGCAGTACCCGGCCAACACCCGGGTGGTGAAGTTCCCCTGCACCGGCCGCATCGACCCGGTCTTTATCCTGCGGGCCTTCCAGAAGGGGGCCGACGGGGTGCTGGTGTCAGGGTGCCATCCCGGCGACTGCCACTACATGGCGGGGAACTTCCATGCCCGCCGGCGCTTTGCCGCCTTCCGGGCGCTCCTGGACTTCATCGGGGTGGACCTGCAGCGGCTGCAGTTCTCTTGGGTCTCCGCCGCCGAAGGGGGCAAATGGGTGGAGGTGGCCACGGAGCTCACCGAGCGGGTACGCCAGATGGGTCCCATGCGGGAGTTCAAGGAGCTGGAGAGCGAGGAGCAGTGGTCCGGGGTGATCGACACGCCGGAACTCAAAGAGGCGTATAACGCGATCTGATAAAATCTGCCACAGAGACACAGAGGCACAGAGGAAAACCACAAACGTAACGTCAACAGTCTGTTTGCGATTCTGGTTTTACCCAAAGAAATCTTTAAGGTTTTTGCTTTCCTCCGTGTTTCTCCATCTCCTCTGTGGTTAAGGCTTTTAAGGGTTTTTATGACCAATACCGCACAGACAATCGACTTAAGCCTCTATGCCGCCGTCACCGAGGCGGTGCAGGCCGAGGCACGGAAGGTCCTGGAAGCCGGCATTGTGGCCGCCGTGGTGGGGTGGCAGGCGGGACGAAGAAAGGGCACCGCCCTGCCGGCCATCGTCACCGACCCGGCCAAGGCGAAAGAGCTCATCTTTTCCCCGGCCTGCGTCAACAACCTGGCCCTCTACCTCACCAAGGCCAAGAAGGAAATCCGGGCCAAGGGGAAGATCGCCATCGTCGCCAAGGGGTGCGACTTGAAGGCCCTGGTTGGCCTCATGGGTGAAAACCAGCTGAAGCGGGAGGATATCCACATCATCGGCGTGGTCTGCCCCGGGGTGCAGGGGGCCAATGCCGACCGGGCACAGCCGCTTTCAGAGACGACCATCGCCGGCAAGTGCCGGGAGTGCACGGTGCACACCCCCGAGGGGGCGGACGTCACCGTCGGCACCCTGCCGCAGCTCCCCCACTTCACCCCGGCCGAAAGCGAGGAGCTGGCCCGCCTGGAGGCGATGACCCCGGCCGAGCGGTGGGGCTTCTGGAAGGAGCACTTCTCCCGCTGCATCCGCTGCTATGCCTGCCGCCAGGTCTGCCCCTTCTGCTACTGCGAGCAGTGCCTCTGCGACCGCAACCGCCCCCAGGCGGTGGAGAGCACCCCGCGGCCGGCCGGGAACATGGCCTGGCACATCGTAAGAGCGATGCATCTGGCAGGCCGTTGCGCGGGGTGCGCCGAGTGCGAGCGGGCCTGCCCCATGGATATCCCTCTCAATCTCCTGAACCGCAAGATGGCCAAGGAACTGAAGGAGCTCTACGGCTTTGAAGCGGGCTTCGAGGTGAAGGAGAAGGGACCCCTGGCACAGTACCGGGAAGACGACGACCAGTCGTTCATCAAGTAGGGAACGCCATGCAAAAGACCATCACCGAACCAAACCTCCGCCTCCTCATCGACACGCTCGTAAGCGAGGGGAAGCGGGTCATCGGCCCAAAAGCCGCCGGCACCATGACCCTCTACGAGCCGCTCTCGCAAGGCGAGGAGCTAAACCTGGGGGAGCTCCCCCGCCGCTCCGCCAAGGAGGCCTTCTTTCCCCTCTGCGAGACCATCCTCACCTACGAGCGGGACAAGGAGGGGGTGCGGGTCACCGACGTGGACCCTCAAGCCATTCCCGAGACGGTGCTCGTCGCTGCCCGCCCCTGCGACGTGGCCGCGGCGCCGGTTCTGGACAGCGTCTTTTCCTGGGACTTCAAGGACGAGTTTTTCCTGGAGCGACGGCGCAAGACCACCATCATCGGTCTCGCCTGCGCAAGGGCCGACGACGCCTGTTTCTGCACCGCCGTGGGGCTTTCTCCCGGTGACACGAAGGGGAGTGATCTGTTCCTCGCCCCGCTCACCGACGGCGGCTACCGCTGCGACGCCATCACGGAGAAGGGGGAGGCGCTCCTCGCTGCCCACGCCGACCTTTTTAGCGATGCGGCCACGGCTGAGCCGCTCCCCCTGGCCGAGCCGACCCTGGGGAAGCTCGATCTGGAAAAGATCAGGCAGTGGCTCGACACCCACTTCGAGGACCCGCTCTGGGAGGAGATCGCGGCGCGCTGCGCCGGCTGCGGCGCCTGCGCCTTCCTCTGCCCTGCCTGCCACTGCTTCGACATCGTCGACGAGGGGGGCGAAGAGAAGGGGGCACGGAGAAAGAGCTGGGACGCCTGCGGCTTCGGGAAATTCACCAACCATGCCTCGGGGCACAATCCCCGGGACGTGCAGCCAAGCCGCTACCGCAACCGGATCATGCACAAGTTCAAGTACTACGTGGACAAGTTCGACCAGCGCCTTTGCACCGGCTGCGGCAGGTGCGTCCGCGCCTGCCCGGTGGGGATCGACATCGCCACTGTCCTCGAAGAGATCAACAGCAAATAAAACAAATCTGCCACGGAGACACCGAGGCACCGAGTAAGGCCAGAAAGACAAACAGAGCGAGTATTGTCTGAAGCCTGGCAGGTTTTCTCTGCGTCTCCGTGTCTCCGTGGCAGATTCACAGGTTTATTTATGTGCGACCACAGCAAGAACATCTACCTCCCCCAGCTGGCAACCATTGCGGAGATCGTCGACGAGACCGCCGACATCCGCACCTTCCGGCTCGTTTTCCAGGACGAGGCGGTGCGGGAAAGCTTCGCCTTCCGGGCCGGCCAGTTCGCCGAGTACTCCGCCTTCGGGGCCGGGGAGGCCACCTTCTGCATCGCCTCGGCACCGACGAGAAAAGGGTACATCGAGTGCTGCTTCCGGGCTGTCGGTCGGGTGACCGAGGCGCTCCGCTCCCTGGAAATCGGCGACACCATCGGGGTGCGTGGCCCCTACGGCAACTCCTTTCCCATTGAGGAGTTCTTTGGCAAGAACCTGGTCTTTGTGGCGGGAGGAATCGCGCTGCCCCCCTTGCGGACCCTTATCTGGCAGTGCCTCGACTGGCGGGAGAAGTTCGGGGAGATAACGATCGTCTATGGCGCCCGCACGGAAGGGGACTTGGTCTACAAGCGGGAGCTCAAGGAGTGGGAAGAGAGAGACGACGTGCGGCTGGTGAAGACCGTGGACCCCGGCGGGAACTCCCCCAAGTGGGACGGTAAGGTCGGCTTCGTCCCGACGATCCTGGAAGAGGCGGCGCCCGTAGCGGAGAACAC contains:
- a CDS encoding CoB--CoM heterodisulfide reductase iron-sulfur subunit B family protein; protein product: MTPAKNLLTYSYYPGCSLHASAKEYDESTRGLFKALGIGLKEVPDWLCCGATPAHNVDELLSLSLCAKNLSLADGVEGDLAVACAACFSRLKVTQHHLADSDAKRKQVEYAIDGKVSFDKPVKHLLEILAKDFGLDKLAATVQKPLSGLKVACYYGCLLTRPPEVPQLDCVEAPTIMERVVGAAGADTVAWSHRLECCGANFTLSRPGVVLKLSGEILASAKAAGADCLMVACPLCHGNLDIRQKEIEEATGNRFGMPVFYMTQLLALAVGVAPGKLGFDSMIVNPLPLLREKNLL
- a CDS encoding CoB--CoM heterodisulfide reductase iron-sulfur subunit A family protein; this encodes MSRIGVFVCHCGENISRTVDVEKVAAEATKLPGVAFSCDYKYMCSDPGQSLLKKAVSEHNLDGVVVAACSPRMHEKTFRSAAKSAGLNPFLCEMANIREHCSWVHEDREEATAKAADIVAMMVARVKKDKKLVPITVPVTKRALVIGGGIAGIQAALDIADAGHQVVLVEREPSIGGHMAQLSETFPTLDCSQCIMTPKMVDAANHPNITLHTYSEIESVDGYIGNFQATIRKKARSVIEEKCTGCGVCSAKCPQKKIPNAFDKNLGVRPAIYVPFPQAVPNTPVIDREHCTKFINGKCGVCQKVCGPGAIDYEQTDELIVEPVGAIVVATGFELYSIGEKPKGSPIKGYGEFGHGTIPDVIDGLTFERLASASGPTGGKILRPSDGKEPKQVVFVQCVGSRAREKGISYCSKICCMYTAKHTMLYKHKVHDGQAYVFFMDARTPGKSYDEFWRRAVEEEEAVYIRGMVSRLYQKGEKVVVMGSDIAVGLQVEIEADLVVLATAVQPRSGADTLAQKLGISYDSYHFYSEAHAKLKPVECATAGIYLAGACQGPKDIPDTVSQASAAAAKVMTLFAKSELEREPIVAKVNENNCVACLYCKKVCPYGAVEEKEIRDRQGNLIRVVAYVNPGVCGGCGTCQASCPSKSVELDGYTDEQVMAMIESL
- a CDS encoding hydrogenase iron-sulfur subunit; protein product: MHQTKTHAFEPKIVAFVCTWCTYAGADLAGTSRLQYPANTRVVKFPCTGRIDPVFILRAFQKGADGVLVSGCHPGDCHYMAGNFHARRRFAAFRALLDFIGVDLQRLQFSWVSAAEGGKWVEVATELTERVRQMGPMREFKELESEEQWSGVIDTPELKEAYNAI
- a CDS encoding 4Fe-4S dicluster domain-containing protein, which codes for MTNTAQTIDLSLYAAVTEAVQAEARKVLEAGIVAAVVGWQAGRRKGTALPAIVTDPAKAKELIFSPACVNNLALYLTKAKKEIRAKGKIAIVAKGCDLKALVGLMGENQLKREDIHIIGVVCPGVQGANADRAQPLSETTIAGKCRECTVHTPEGADVTVGTLPQLPHFTPAESEELARLEAMTPAERWGFWKEHFSRCIRCYACRQVCPFCYCEQCLCDRNRPQAVESTPRPAGNMAWHIVRAMHLAGRCAGCAECERACPMDIPLNLLNRKMAKELKELYGFEAGFEVKEKGPLAQYREDDDQSFIK
- a CDS encoding 4Fe-4S dicluster domain-containing protein; protein product: MQKTITEPNLRLLIDTLVSEGKRVIGPKAAGTMTLYEPLSQGEELNLGELPRRSAKEAFFPLCETILTYERDKEGVRVTDVDPQAIPETVLVAARPCDVAAAPVLDSVFSWDFKDEFFLERRRKTTIIGLACARADDACFCTAVGLSPGDTKGSDLFLAPLTDGGYRCDAITEKGEALLAAHADLFSDAATAEPLPLAEPTLGKLDLEKIRQWLDTHFEDPLWEEIAARCAGCGACAFLCPACHCFDIVDEGGEEKGARRKSWDACGFGKFTNHASGHNPRDVQPSRYRNRIMHKFKYYVDKFDQRLCTGCGRCVRACPVGIDIATVLEEINSK
- a CDS encoding FAD/NAD(P)-binding protein; amino-acid sequence: MCDHSKNIYLPQLATIAEIVDETADIRTFRLVFQDEAVRESFAFRAGQFAEYSAFGAGEATFCIASAPTRKGYIECCFRAVGRVTEALRSLEIGDTIGVRGPYGNSFPIEEFFGKNLVFVAGGIALPPLRTLIWQCLDWREKFGEITIVYGARTEGDLVYKRELKEWEERDDVRLVKTVDPGGNSPKWDGKVGFVPTILEEAAPVAENTIALVCGPPIMIKFTLPVLEKLGFGDDAIYTTLENRMKCGLGKCGRCNVGNVYVCKDGPVFTAARVKAMPQEF